The Dyadobacter subterraneus genome window below encodes:
- a CDS encoding bifunctional 3,4-dihydroxy-2-butanone-4-phosphate synthase/GTP cyclohydrolase II, whose amino-acid sequence MNNNSNSIVLDSIEDAIEAIRNGQMIVVVDDEDRENEGDFICAAELVTPEIINFMAKEGRGLICAPITEERCVELELDMMVGNNTALHETAFTVSVDLLGNGCTTGISASDRAKTIQALVNPDTKPSDLGRPGHIFPLRAKKGGVLRRTGHTEAAIDFARLAGLAPAGVLVEILNEDGSMARLPQLREIANRFNLKLVSVKDLIEYRLRKESLIKREIGVDMPTEWGHFDLIAYRQVNTGDLHLALVKGTWEKDEPVLVRVHSSCMTGDIFGSCRCDCGPQLHAAMDLVSKEGKGVIVYMNQEGRGIGLLNKLKAYKLQEMGRDTVEANIELGFGSDERDYGVGAQILRDLDITKIKLITNNPKKRAGLIGYGLEIVDSVSIEIPSNPYNEKYLLTKRDKMGHNLSHLSFPGTQV is encoded by the coding sequence ATGAATAATAATAGTAATTCCATAGTACTGGATTCGATAGAAGATGCCATTGAAGCGATCAGAAACGGACAAATGATTGTTGTCGTTGATGATGAAGATCGTGAAAATGAAGGTGATTTTATTTGCGCTGCTGAACTGGTAACCCCGGAAATCATCAACTTTATGGCCAAAGAAGGCCGCGGATTAATTTGTGCACCTATTACAGAAGAACGTTGTGTTGAGCTTGAACTGGACATGATGGTTGGAAATAATACTGCCCTTCATGAAACTGCCTTTACCGTTTCGGTCGATTTACTGGGTAATGGTTGTACAACCGGAATTTCCGCCAGCGACCGTGCAAAAACGATTCAGGCACTTGTAAATCCTGATACAAAACCATCTGATCTTGGTCGTCCGGGACATATTTTTCCTTTAAGAGCAAAAAAAGGCGGTGTGTTAAGACGCACCGGACATACAGAAGCTGCTATTGATTTTGCAAGACTCGCAGGATTAGCTCCTGCTGGTGTGTTGGTTGAAATTTTGAATGAAGATGGTTCGATGGCACGCTTGCCTCAGCTTCGTGAAATTGCCAATCGTTTCAATCTGAAATTGGTCAGCGTTAAGGATTTAATCGAATATCGATTACGTAAAGAATCTCTGATCAAAAGAGAAATCGGTGTTGATATGCCAACTGAATGGGGTCATTTTGATCTGATTGCTTACCGTCAGGTTAATACCGGTGATTTGCACTTGGCTTTGGTAAAAGGAACCTGGGAAAAAGATGAGCCCGTTTTGGTTCGCGTTCACTCTTCCTGTATGACCGGTGATATCTTTGGTTCATGCCGTTGCGACTGCGGTCCTCAGCTTCATGCCGCCATGGATTTGGTTAGTAAAGAAGGAAAAGGTGTGATCGTTTATATGAATCAGGAAGGGCGCGGAATCGGTTTGTTAAATAAATTGAAAGCCTACAAGCTTCAGGAAATGGGTCGTGATACCGTAGAAGCAAATATCGAATTGGGTTTTGGAAGTGACGAACGCGATTATGGCGTTGGTGCTCAGATTCTGCGAGATCTTGACATTACCAAAATTAAACTGATTACCAACAATCCGAAAAAACGTGCCGGATTAATCGGATACGGACTGGAAATTGTGGATTCGGTATCAATAGAAATCCCTTCAAATCCCTACAACGAAAAATATCTGCTGACCAAGCGTGATAAAATGGGACATAATCTTAGTCACTTATCTTTCCCTGGAACTCAGGTATGA
- a CDS encoding gliding motility-associated C-terminal domain-containing protein: MRLQLLSIFFVTLLFQSFYANGQAPVVTTGYCSTGGGDFDVVPAVGCGSVTVTLKNNVVGAQNVGYITNYDGTSVPSGLKDVFSETYSQPGTYTILQGGSKAGVGFTLCKQVTVYERKMVNALLESCGTISKVTIVDDAIARSYDHLEINWGDGKANSEWRVGNGLVFTHAFTGTVPQISVKGINKPGVSCTGLENILSATSQNISLDSVKIRRVEMTANGTVNILYKGLEKTETEILYGDGSGALTSVDKNSSGGDVGVLIDNLNPDNQYNIQLIAKDACGGSLISDEVGTMILKSSTEKTGNLLEWNKYAYPGDFTGYQLLRDNLPIHGFQSINDTKWVDETAVCGQTYEYRIIALTDIFRSSSAPKKVTMTSSKPEKIIQASVSVSAPNAITTEVVPAGEGLTGTYNLIVERADLGSSNFAQISGVKNQQTEFEDKTVNTASKSYCYRFIYENSCPLRSEPSDPVCSILLQQSPKDISWTSETPFSQGVESYDVIENESNTGATDTPVGLVNSYTLNMSTQNQATYTFQVVAHSKGGNLISFSNIVNYSQEFVLLVPDAFTPNADNINEKFEVKGLFVNTFKMSIFNRWGQVVFQSNDINNSWDGMINGAKAPAGSYVYKAEITDSSDKPFSKSGAFLLIR; encoded by the coding sequence ATGAGATTACAACTACTGTCTATATTTTTCGTAACGTTATTATTTCAGTCTTTTTATGCCAATGGTCAAGCGCCTGTTGTAACTACCGGTTATTGCAGCACGGGCGGAGGTGATTTTGATGTGGTTCCTGCTGTGGGTTGTGGAAGTGTCACTGTCACATTAAAAAACAATGTTGTTGGCGCGCAGAACGTAGGATATATTACAAATTATGATGGAACCAGCGTACCGTCCGGTCTTAAAGATGTTTTTTCTGAAACATATAGTCAGCCGGGAACATATACAATTTTACAAGGTGGGAGCAAGGCAGGAGTAGGTTTTACTTTGTGTAAGCAGGTGACTGTTTACGAAAGAAAAATGGTAAATGCCTTACTGGAATCCTGCGGGACTATTTCAAAGGTTACAATCGTCGATGATGCCATAGCAAGATCATACGATCATCTCGAAATTAATTGGGGAGACGGGAAAGCTAATTCGGAATGGAGAGTTGGCAACGGCCTGGTATTCACACATGCCTTTACAGGTACCGTACCACAAATTTCAGTGAAGGGAATTAATAAACCAGGCGTTAGCTGTACGGGACTGGAAAATATATTATCTGCTACTTCTCAAAACATATCACTTGATTCTGTCAAGATCCGGAGAGTGGAGATGACCGCTAATGGTACTGTTAATATTTTATACAAAGGATTAGAAAAAACAGAAACCGAAATTTTATACGGTGACGGAAGCGGTGCCCTGACATCTGTTGATAAAAATTCATCTGGTGGAGACGTTGGTGTTTTAATTGACAATCTCAATCCTGACAATCAATATAATATACAACTAATTGCCAAGGATGCATGCGGCGGTTCCCTGATCAGTGATGAGGTTGGGACGATGATATTAAAAAGTAGTACCGAAAAAACCGGAAATTTACTTGAATGGAATAAATATGCTTATCCGGGTGATTTTACCGGTTATCAGCTTTTGAGGGATAATTTGCCTATTCATGGATTTCAGTCAATAAATGATACTAAATGGGTGGACGAAACAGCTGTTTGTGGACAAACTTATGAATATCGAATCATTGCACTAACAGATATATTCAGATCCTCTTCTGCACCCAAAAAGGTAACCATGACAAGTTCCAAACCGGAAAAAATCATACAGGCCAGTGTAAGCGTATCGGCTCCGAATGCAATAACGACGGAGGTTGTTCCGGCAGGTGAAGGACTAACCGGAACCTATAATCTTATTGTAGAAAGGGCTGACCTTGGAAGTTCAAATTTTGCGCAGATCTCCGGTGTGAAAAATCAACAAACTGAATTTGAGGATAAAACTGTAAATACTGCCTCCAAATCTTATTGTTACCGGTTTATTTACGAAAATTCCTGTCCGCTGCGCTCAGAACCGAGTGATCCTGTTTGTTCTATATTATTACAGCAGTCGCCAAAAGATATTTCCTGGACAAGTGAAACGCCATTTTCTCAGGGAGTTGAATCTTATGATGTAATTGAAAATGAATCGAACACAGGTGCTACGGATACACCTGTTGGTTTGGTAAATAGCTATACGCTGAACATGAGCACGCAAAATCAAGCCACGTATACTTTTCAGGTTGTTGCACACTCCAAGGGCGGGAATCTTATAAGTTTTTCCAATATTGTAAATTATTCGCAGGAATTTGTTCTGCTTGTACCAGACGCTTTTACGCCAAATGCTGACAATATCAATGAAAAATTTGAAGTAAAAGGCCTCTTTGTCAATACTTTCAAAATGTCTATTTTTAATCGTTGGGGACAAGTTGTTTTCCAGAGCAACGATATCAACAATAGCTGGGATGGAATGATTAATGGGGCAAAAGCACCGGCTGGATCTTATGTTTATAAAGCGGAAATAACCGACAGCTCGGATAAACCGTTTTCAAAAAGCGGTGCTTTTTTGCTTATCAGATAA
- a CDS encoding gliding motility-associated C-terminal domain-containing protein has translation MKKRLLITFLSCLLLGNSSDLFSQGLCDNGGGGFELDKYEGCAPLTVKIKNTVPNSFSVGYDISYDGQSQNPLLAQGLPSVTYYYAGNYTMLQGGSVSTGPIYACRKIKVFESRNLNVQYTSCGGGKIKLLFSDDVILQAYDKVEINWGDNTKDIWNKGSGLELEHNYVDVSISPVMKIKGLYNSNPACSEGTELSFGISFQQPLLKNIQIKTVEMKGNGSLEVTYEGVTSIATDILTSSDGGASYIVGGTRTSGGTQFYRVPNLNAAQVYQVKLGSKDLCGGQQDSEIVTSMVLKGVSGDEKNSISWNQYQNAADFQEYQLMRDGVVLKSFNDIKTISYVDEDVQCGDSFEYSVVAVTKTIQSISAPVIIKTTTTSPKPVDQMFVTVNSDDLIELNANIPGAGSKSNYEILIQRADGAGGTFKKVNTLYGETIYQDFDVQADKNSYCYRLIYQNACGQKAPVSEPVCSILLQNQNSLFTWTTEKPFFDEIQSYKMIQIASSGSKTEIDMKLLNNFAPQINKENDPSYTFQIRADSKNGNFQSYSNVINYKRDADIFVPSAFSPNEDGINDTFEVKVSMYKSFKMSVLNRWGEVIFHSNDITKGWDGMFKGEIAAVGSYIFNIEIVNNINQTVKKNGTFVLLK, from the coding sequence ATGAAAAAACGATTACTTATAACTTTTCTGTCTTGCCTGCTTTTAGGTAATAGTTCCGATCTCTTCAGCCAGGGTTTGTGTGATAATGGAGGAGGTGGATTTGAGCTTGATAAATATGAAGGTTGTGCACCGCTGACTGTAAAAATTAAAAACACGGTTCCCAATTCATTTAGCGTTGGCTATGACATAAGCTATGACGGCCAATCTCAAAATCCCTTACTTGCTCAAGGGCTGCCTTCTGTAACATATTATTATGCAGGAAATTATACAATGCTGCAAGGAGGAAGTGTGTCAACAGGACCTATTTATGCATGTAGAAAAATTAAAGTTTTTGAAAGCAGAAATCTAAATGTGCAATATACATCTTGTGGGGGCGGAAAGATAAAGCTTTTGTTCAGCGATGATGTCATTTTACAAGCTTATGACAAAGTAGAAATTAACTGGGGGGACAATACCAAAGATATCTGGAATAAAGGTAGCGGACTGGAACTTGAACATAATTATGTCGACGTATCTATAAGTCCAGTTATGAAAATAAAAGGTTTGTATAATTCAAATCCGGCTTGCTCAGAAGGTACTGAACTATCCTTTGGAATATCTTTTCAACAACCACTTTTAAAAAATATTCAAATCAAAACGGTTGAAATGAAAGGCAATGGAAGTCTGGAAGTTACCTATGAAGGTGTGACTTCTATTGCAACGGATATTTTGACAAGCAGCGATGGAGGTGCAAGTTATATTGTTGGTGGTACCAGAACTTCTGGTGGTACTCAATTCTATCGTGTTCCCAATCTTAATGCAGCTCAGGTTTATCAGGTAAAACTTGGATCGAAGGATTTATGTGGAGGACAGCAGGATAGTGAAATCGTGACCAGTATGGTTTTAAAGGGTGTTTCCGGTGATGAGAAGAATTCGATTTCATGGAATCAATACCAGAATGCAGCGGATTTTCAGGAATATCAGCTGATGCGAGATGGTGTTGTACTAAAATCTTTCAATGATATTAAGACAATTTCCTACGTAGATGAGGATGTGCAATGCGGGGATAGTTTTGAATATTCGGTTGTTGCGGTAACCAAAACAATTCAGTCAATTTCTGCTCCGGTGATTATTAAAACGACGACAACATCACCAAAACCTGTTGATCAGATGTTTGTTACCGTGAATAGTGACGATTTAATTGAATTAAATGCTAATATTCCAGGTGCTGGCTCTAAATCAAACTATGAAATTTTGATTCAAAGAGCAGATGGTGCGGGCGGCACCTTTAAAAAGGTCAATACGCTTTATGGCGAAACCATATATCAGGATTTTGATGTTCAGGCAGATAAAAATTCTTACTGCTATCGATTAATTTATCAAAATGCATGCGGTCAAAAAGCGCCTGTTTCCGAGCCGGTTTGTTCTATACTTTTACAAAATCAGAATTCTTTGTTTACATGGACAACTGAAAAACCATTTTTTGATGAGATTCAATCTTACAAAATGATTCAAATCGCTTCTTCGGGTTCTAAAACAGAAATTGATATGAAGCTCCTGAATAATTTTGCACCGCAGATAAATAAAGAAAATGATCCGTCCTATACTTTTCAAATCCGCGCTGACTCCAAAAATGGAAATTTTCAGAGTTATTCCAACGTTATCAATTACAAGAGAGACGCAGACATTTTTGTGCCATCAGCATTTTCGCCAAACGAGGATGGGATCAATGATACTTTTGAAGTGAAAGTCTCTATGTATAAATCTTTCAAAATGTCTGTTCTTAATCGTTGGGGTGAAGTTATTTTTCATTCTAATGACATAACAAAAGGTTGGGACGGGATGTTTAAAGGCGAAATAGCGGCCGTTGGATCCTACATTTTCAATATTGAAATTGTTAATAATATAAATCAAACCGTTAAAAAAAACGGTACTTTTGTGCTCTTGAAATAA
- a CDS encoding YbaB/EbfC family nucleoid-associated protein produces MFGNMADMMGLMGKMKDLQSKMKEAQDQLAGIVESAESGGGMVRATVNGQKTLIGLEIDKDLINPDDKEMLQDLIVAAVNKAFENLEPKIKEHLAKATDGVLPNIPGLDLGGFMK; encoded by the coding sequence ATGTTTGGAAATATGGCAGACATGATGGGGCTGATGGGTAAAATGAAAGACCTTCAATCCAAAATGAAAGAAGCTCAGGATCAGCTGGCTGGTATTGTAGAATCTGCCGAATCAGGTGGAGGAATGGTTCGTGCAACTGTAAATGGCCAAAAAACACTGATCGGGCTGGAAATTGATAAGGATCTGATTAATCCGGACGATAAAGAAATGCTTCAGGATTTAATTGTTGCAGCTGTTAATAAAGCGTTTGAAAATCTTGAACCTAAAATAAAAGAACATTTAGCAAAAGCTACCGATGGAGTTCTTCCCAACATTCCCGGATTGGACTTAGGGGGATTTATGAAATAA
- a CDS encoding glycosyltransferase family 2 protein, translating into MTSNVAIVILNYNGRHYLEKFLPTVLNHSEGYEIWVADNASTDQSLEWLESQYPDVRTLSISENKGYAGGYNKALSQINAEYYVLLNSDIEVTPGWIEPVISFMETDVNIAACQPKIRAYDLPTHFEYAGAAGGYMDYLGYPFCRGRIFDTREEDLGQYDDEIDVFWATGACLFVRSEAFHKANGFDERFFAHMEEIDLCWRLLDLGYRITFSGKSVVYHVGGGTLHKSNPQKTFLNYRNNLIMLFKNLPIGRRKKTLFFRLILDGISSARFIASGAWPDVFAIIRAHFAFYAMMPKLIKEREQTTYRAPLYYRSIVWEYFVLGKHRFSELTRIMFPVKAPKS; encoded by the coding sequence ATGACTTCAAATGTTGCAATTGTTATCCTGAATTATAATGGCAGGCATTATCTTGAAAAGTTTCTTCCGACAGTTTTAAATCATTCTGAGGGTTATGAAATTTGGGTAGCAGATAATGCTTCCACGGATCAATCCCTCGAATGGCTTGAAAGTCAGTATCCTGATGTTAGAACACTTTCGATTTCTGAAAACAAAGGATATGCAGGAGGTTATAATAAAGCGTTGAGCCAGATTAATGCGGAATATTATGTTCTGTTAAATTCTGATATAGAAGTAACGCCGGGTTGGATTGAGCCGGTGATTTCTTTTATGGAAACGGATGTAAACATCGCAGCATGTCAGCCTAAAATAAGGGCGTACGATCTTCCAACCCATTTTGAATACGCAGGAGCAGCCGGAGGTTACATGGATTATCTCGGTTATCCTTTTTGCCGCGGCCGGATTTTCGATACAAGGGAAGAAGATCTGGGCCAGTATGATGATGAAATCGATGTTTTCTGGGCAACCGGGGCCTGTCTTTTTGTAAGATCAGAAGCTTTTCACAAGGCGAATGGTTTTGATGAGCGTTTTTTTGCACATATGGAAGAAATTGATCTTTGCTGGCGCCTGCTGGACTTAGGTTACCGAATCACATTTAGCGGAAAATCAGTGGTTTACCACGTGGGTGGTGGAACACTTCACAAGTCCAATCCTCAAAAAACTTTCCTTAACTATCGTAATAACCTGATCATGCTTTTCAAAAATCTGCCAATTGGCAGAAGAAAGAAAACTTTGTTTTTCAGGTTAATTTTAGACGGAATTTCAAGCGCACGATTTATAGCCTCAGGTGCCTGGCCCGACGTTTTTGCTATTATCAGAGCTCATTTTGCATTTTATGCCATGATGCCCAAATTGATAAAAGAGCGCGAGCAAACCACTTACAGGGCTCCGCTTTATTACAGAAGTATTGTATGGGAATATTTTGTTTTAGGAAAACACCGCTTTTCAGAACTCACAAGGATTATGTTTCCTGTTAAAGCTCCCAAATCGTAG
- a CDS encoding PspC domain-containing protein yields MNRLRYFVENQIFGVCARMGEKLNFPASSIRRYFIYATFMTFGSPIILYLVLAFWMEMRQNWRKHNTPTIWEL; encoded by the coding sequence ATGAATCGTCTTCGTTATTTTGTAGAGAATCAGATATTTGGAGTTTGTGCAAGAATGGGTGAAAAACTCAATTTCCCGGCTAGTAGTATTCGCCGTTACTTCATTTATGCCACTTTCATGACCTTCGGTTCACCGATCATTTTGTATCTGGTGCTTGCCTTTTGGATGGAAATGCGTCAAAACTGGCGAAAACACAATACGCCTACGATTTGGGAGCTTTAA
- a CDS encoding cold-shock protein yields MPTGTVKFFNEAKGYGFIVEDDTNRDIFVHVTGLGGLTIRENDQVEYEVVEGKKGLNAVQVKKI; encoded by the coding sequence ATGCCAACAGGTACTGTAAAATTTTTCAATGAAGCTAAGGGATACGGCTTCATCGTTGAAGACGACACAAACAGAGACATCTTTGTTCACGTGACAGGATTGGGAGGACTTACTATCCGTGAAAACGACCAAGTTGAATACGAAGTCGTTGAGGGAAAAAAAGGACTAAACGCTGTACAAGTAAAAAAAATATAG
- the lysS gene encoding lysine--tRNA ligase, with translation MLLSEQEILRRQKREELIRMGIEPYPAEEFVVNVTAADIIKNYENNKIDYKNVSIAGRLMGFRIMGSAAFAEMQDSTGRIQLYFRRDDLCPGEDKTLYNTVFKKLLDIGDIIGVQGFVFTTQTGEISIHVQEFKILNKSLRPLPVVKRDEDGKVHDGFTDPELRYRQRYVDLIVNPEVRDIFIKRARIITTMRSYFDSKGWLEVETPVLQTIHGGAAARPFQTHHNALDTDLFLRIATELHLKRLIVGGFEGVYEFGKLFRNEGMDRTHNPEFTTVELYVAYKDYLWMMRMTEQVLEQVAIATNGTTKAQFGDVELDFAGPYQRLSITDAIHQYTGLNVDALDEAAIREQCRAWGMDVNDSMGKGKLIDEIFGEKVEEFIIQPTFITDHPVEMSPLTKKHREKPGMVERFELFVNGREIANAYSELNDPIEQRERFEDQLKLKERGDDEAMEMDEDFLRSLEYGMPPTSGIGIGIDRLTMLLTNNSSIQEVLFFPHMRPEKKQELAKDADYIAANVPAVWIPALQKMNILTIEQLKAANPNKIFNDLGGMRKKLKIDEKMPGLEDVKTWVE, from the coding sequence ATGCTACTGAGCGAACAGGAAATATTGCGCCGCCAAAAGCGCGAGGAATTAATCAGGATGGGAATTGAACCATATCCTGCTGAGGAATTTGTAGTAAATGTTACTGCGGCTGATATCATAAAGAATTACGAAAACAATAAGATAGATTATAAGAATGTTTCGATTGCAGGCCGTTTGATGGGTTTCCGGATCATGGGAAGTGCCGCTTTTGCTGAAATGCAGGACAGTACGGGCCGTATTCAGTTGTATTTCCGCCGCGATGACCTTTGTCCGGGTGAAGATAAAACGCTTTACAATACCGTATTCAAAAAACTGCTTGATATTGGTGATATTATTGGTGTTCAGGGATTTGTGTTCACTACGCAAACCGGAGAAATTTCCATCCATGTTCAGGAATTCAAGATTTTAAATAAATCGCTTCGTCCTTTACCCGTTGTAAAACGTGATGAAGATGGTAAGGTCCATGATGGATTTACCGATCCGGAATTGCGTTACCGTCAGCGTTATGTGGATTTAATCGTAAATCCGGAAGTGCGCGATATTTTCATAAAACGTGCGCGGATCATTACAACCATGCGTTCGTATTTTGATTCAAAAGGATGGCTGGAAGTTGAAACTCCGGTATTGCAAACCATCCACGGTGGTGCTGCAGCGCGTCCTTTTCAAACACATCATAATGCACTTGATACAGATCTTTTCCTGCGCATTGCTACTGAACTTCACTTAAAACGTTTGATCGTTGGTGGATTTGAAGGTGTTTATGAATTCGGGAAATTGTTCCGTAACGAAGGTATGGACCGTACGCATAATCCGGAATTTACAACGGTTGAGCTTTACGTTGCCTACAAAGATTATTTGTGGATGATGCGCATGACTGAACAAGTTTTGGAACAAGTCGCCATTGCAACCAACGGAACTACAAAAGCACAATTTGGTGATGTTGAACTGGATTTTGCAGGACCTTACCAAAGATTGAGTATTACGGACGCAATTCACCAATACACAGGATTGAACGTAGATGCCTTGGATGAGGCAGCAATTCGTGAGCAATGCCGCGCCTGGGGCATGGATGTGAACGATAGCATGGGGAAAGGAAAACTGATCGATGAAATCTTTGGCGAAAAAGTGGAAGAATTTATCATTCAGCCAACATTCATTACGGATCATCCGGTGGAAATGTCTCCGTTGACTAAAAAACATCGTGAAAAACCAGGTATGGTTGAGCGCTTTGAATTATTTGTGAACGGAAGAGAAATAGCGAATGCTTATTCAGAGTTAAACGATCCGATTGAACAACGTGAACGTTTTGAAGATCAGCTGAAACTGAAAGAACGAGGTGATGATGAAGCCATGGAAATGGATGAAGATTTCCTTCGCTCGCTTGAATATGGTATGCCGCCAACATCAGGAATTGGTATCGGTATTGACAGGCTTACGATGTTACTGACCAATAATTCAAGCATTCAGGAGGTTCTTTTCTTCCCCCATATGCGTCCGGAGAAGAAACAGGAATTGGCAAAAGATGCTGATTATATCGCGGCCAATGTTCCGGCTGTATGGATTCCTGCTTTGCAGAAAATGAATATTTTGACGATTGAGCAATTGAAAGCAGCAAATCCGAATAAAATATTTAACGATTTGGGCGGAATGCGTAAAAAATTGAAGATTGACGAAAAAATGCCCGGACTTGAAGATGTTAAAACCTGGGTTGAGTAA